The genomic stretch AAGGCGCCCGCCTTCATCGCCGCCACGGCGCTCTCCACCGTGCCCACGGCGGTGAGCACCACCACCTCCACGTCGGGCTGCTCCTCGCGAACCTTGCGCAGCAAGGTCAGCCCGTCCATCCCGGGCATCCGCAGGTCCGTGAGCAAAAGGTCCACGCCCTGCCTCGCCATCAGCCGCGCGGCCTCTTCGCCGTCGGCGGCCATGGTCACCGAGTGACCTTCGTACTCCAGCGCCTCGGCGAGGAACGAGCGCACGCCCTCTTCGTCATCCGCCACCAGGATTCGCGCCATGGCTCAGGCTCCTCTCGCGGGAACGGTGAGACGGAACTCCGCGCCACCACCGGCATGGCTTCGCGCGCTCACCGTGCCACCGTGCAGTTCGACGATGCGGCGGGTGATGGCCAACCCCAGGCCCACGCCGCGCACGCGGCCCGTGACGAAGGGCTCGAAGATGCGCTCCTCCTCCTCCTCGGCGATGCCGGGCCCGTGGTCCTTGACCGTGAACACCAGGAACGTGTCCTGCCGCTCCACGGTCGCCTCCACGCGCTGGCCTTCGGGGCTGGCCTGGACAGCGTTGCGCAGCACGTTCTCCAGCGCCTGCTGCAACCGGCCCGCGTCCAGAGGCCAGGGCGTGCGGTCCGGCAGATAGCGAGCCTCCACACGCGCCGCTCCCGTGCTCTCCACCGCCGCGCGGAGCACGTCGTTGGGGTCCGCCTCCACGCGGCGAAGCTCACCGCTGGCCACGAAGCCCAGCAGGTCGTTCATCAACTGCTCCAGCCGGACGGCCTCCGACACCACCCGGTCCGCCTTGGGCGCCAGGACGGCGTCACGCTCCACGCGCTCGGCGAGCAGCTGCGCATGGCCCTTGAGCGACGCCAGCGGATTACGCAACTCATGCGCCAGCACCGCGGACATGGTGCCCAGGGCCGCGAGCCGCCGGCCGCGCTCCAGTTCCTCCGACAGCGCCTCCCGCTGCGCCAACGAGCGCGAGAAGGCGAAGGCCAACGCCAGGATGCCCACGCACGAGGCCACCGCCACGCCCAGCAGCCGCTGCGAGCGCGACTCCAACGCCAGGGCGGTGAGCGGCTCGAACTCGTAGACCATGCGCAGGTGCTTGCGCGGCTCCTGGGAATCACCCTGCTCCGACATGGCGCGGACCTCCTGCTGTGTCAGGGGACCGAAGGCAGGGCGGGGCCGGCGGAGGCGGCTGACCAGGCGCGCGCGCGCCCCTTCGACCACCAGCGGCGAGCCCTCATGGAAGAGAAGCCGCCCCAGCTTCACCTCCCCGGCGGACGCCAGCACCTGGTCGTCATCCATGACGGCCACGTAGCGCAGGCCGCCCTCCCGGTGGGATGCCAGGAAGGTGTTCAGCGCGGACGGGTCCGGGAGCCCCTCCGTGTCGCGGAAGGCCTCGAAGCCGGCCACCATGATGACGTTGGCCATGCCCCGGGTGACCAGGGCGGACGACTCCAGCGCGGTGTTCCGGATGAACAGCGCCGCGGACATCAGCACCGCGCACATGAGCACCGCCGCCACCCAGGGCGCTCGAGGCCCAAGCGGCCGCCACCAGGGAGCGCCGCTCACCGCCGACCTCCGCCGTGGGGACTCCAACTCCATCGCACACCTCCACAGGCTGCGAACTCTGCATGCGGAGTGCGGAATCCGCACTCTCTTCTGTCGGCGCCGCGCGCCTCGGGAGCCGTCGGTCGTCCGAGCATGAGAGGAGGCATGGGGCGTTCTCCTGGGAGTGGAGGGCGGCCACGTGGCCGCTGGCAGGGCGAAGGAGCAGGCGCGAAACCTCGGCGCGCCCACATGTCGCCCCCGCCCTGTGCAATCACGGGGCCCAGGCCCGCTGTTCAGGCTCGCGCACGTGAACCCGAGGGAGACCTCGAGGCGTGCATGCGGAGATGGCCGGCATCGCATGCGGAATCCGCACTCGCACTGCGGTTCCCGCAGGCCCGGCGCCACTTTCCCTCCACATTTCCAGGGGTTGGACCGTGGCAAGGCAAATGCAATGGCCCGGCTTGCGATGAAAAACGCACAGACACCGTGGTGGAAGCGGCAACCCTACCGGATGACGGCCCTGGCCCTGGGCTTCCTCGGGCTGGTGACGGCGCCCGGCGTGGGTCTGGCCCAGGCAACGACGACGATGACGACGGTCTCCCTGGAGGAGGCCATCGCCCGGGCGCTGAAGACGAGCCCCCAGGTGGCGCAAGCCGCCGGCACCGTCACCACGACGGGGGCCGCCGAGCGCAGCGCGTTTGGAGCCTACCTGCCCAACCTGTCCGCGAGCGCGAACAGCTCCCTGGCCAGCAGCCAGCGCCTGGACCCCACCACGGGCGCGGTGTTCAACGCCCCCAGCGACACGTACAGCGCCGGCTTGTCGGCCTCGTGGAACGTCTTCACCGGTGGCCAGCGCGGCGCCACCAGCAAGCAGGCCCAGGCGCGCTCCAGCGCCGCCCGGGCCGGACTGATCGCGCAGCGCGCGTCCGCGGTGCTCGACGTGGAGCGTTCCTATTACGAAGTCCTGCGCGCCGGGGGCCTGGAAGCGGTCGCCGTGTCCCGCATCGAGCGCGCGAAGCAGAACGCGGAGGCCGCGGATCGGCGACTGGCGGTGGGCTCGGCGACGCGCTCCGACGTGCTGCGGGCGAAGTACGACCTCACCTCCGCGCAGGAGGCCCTGCTCTCCGCGCAGACCCAGCACGCCGCCGCGACCCTGTCGCTGGGCCGGCTCATCGGAGAGGACGGCCCGGTGGACGCCCAGCCGTTGGAGCTCCAGGACGTGTCCACCTTCGCGCTCACCGACGAGGCGCTGACGGACGAAATCACCGCCCAGGCGCCGTCCATCCAGGCCGCGGAGGCGGACCTTCGGGCGGCCGAAGCCAGCGTGAAGGTGGCCAGGTCGTCCTACCTGCCCACGGTGCGTCTCTCCGGCGGTTATGACTGGTTCAATGACGAGCCCGCCTTCAACGGAGGCCGCACGAGCTGGTCGGTCCGGATGGGCCTGTCCTACCCCATCTTCGACGGCTTCGTTCGCGAGGAGCGCGTGGTGAGTGCGCGGACGCAGGCGTCGGTGGCCCAGGCCACGCTGTCGGATACCCGGCGCGCGCTGCGCTCGAGCGTGGGGACATCCCTGAATCAGCTCAAGCTGGCGTCGAACCGCATCGCCCTGGCCACGGAGTCCGTCGCGGTGGCCCAGGAGGACCTGAAGGTGCAGCAGGAGCGCTACAAGCTGGGCGCCACGACCATCATCGAGCTGCTGACGTCGCAGGAGAACCTGGTGACGGCGGAGATCAACCTGGTGGCCTCCCGCTTCGACTACCGGATTGCGCGCGCGGAGCTGGAAGCGCTCGCGGGGAGGCCGCTGTGAGCACGTCCACCAACCCCCAGCAGCAGGCGGGCGCGGGCCCGGCGCGGGACATCTCCGACGTGGTCATCCGCGTGGAGGGCCTGCGCAAGGACTACACGATGGGCTCCGAGGTGGTGCGCGCGCTGCGCGGCGTGGACCTCACCATCCGCCGCAACGAATACGTGGCCGTCATGGGCCCGTCCGGCTCCGGAAAGTCCACCTTCATGAACCTCATCGGATGCCTGGACGTCCCCAGTGAAGGCCAGTACTGGCTCAACGGCCAGCCGGTGGCGGGCATGTCGGAGAACGCGCTGGCCCGCATCCGCAACCGGGAGCTGGGCTTCGTGTTCCAGAGCTTCAACCTGCTGCCCCGCGCCTCCGCGCTGGACAACGTGGCCCTGCCGCTCATCTACGCGCGCATCCCCAAGAAGGAGCGCCGCGAGCGCGCGGCGGCGATGCTGGACAAGGTGGGCCTGGGCGCGCGCAAGGACCACCGCCCCAACGAGTTGTCCGGCGGTCAGCGCCAGCGCGTGGCCATTGCCCGCGCGCTCGTGACGCAGCCCGCCCTGCTGCTGGCGGACGAGCCCACGGGCGCGTTGGACAGCCGCACGGGTGAGGAGATCATGGCCCTCTTCGGCGAACTGCACAGCCAGGGTCAGACGCTGATGCTCGTCACCCACGAATCGGACATCGCGGCGCATGCGCAGCGGGTGCTGTTCCTGAAGGACGGCGTCATCGAGCGGGACGAGCGAAATCGGGACTGAATTTTCGCCACGCGCGCTGCGTGGGACAGGGAACGGGAGGTCGTCGTGAGCAAGACGAAGAAGTGGATCATCTCAGGCAGCGCGGCGCTCCTTCTCGGCGCGGGGGTGTACGTCACCCAGCGCGGCGAGGAGCCCAAGAAGAACGAGCGCTCGGCGGCGGTGGCCATGGTGGAGCGCCGGGACATGGAAGTGGTGGCCGAATCCGCGGGCCTGGTGGAGCCGCTGCGCGTCGTGGAGGTGAAATCCCAGGCCTCCGGTGAAGTGCTGAAGGTCCACTACGACACGGGCGACACCGTTGCCGAGGGCACGCTGCTGGCGGAAATCGAGCCGCGCGACGTGCAGAACGCGCTGGCGCAGGCCCAGGCCGACCTGGAGTCCGCGCGGGTGCGGCTGAACACGACGGAGGCCCAGCGCCAGCGCATGGAGGCGCTGCGCAAGGACGGCTACGTCACGCAGCAGGAATACGAGACGGCCGTGGACGCGTCGGCGACGGCACGGGCCACCAAGGTGCGGGCGGAGACGAACCTCCAGTTGGCGCGTGAGCGCAGCCGGGACGTCACCATCATCGCTCGCAGCCCCGGCACCATCCTGGAGCGGACCATCCAGCCGGGCGTCATCATCGCCTCCGCCACCAACAACGTGTCCGGTGGCACCGCGCTGTTCAAGATGGCGGACCTGTCGGTGATGCAGGTGCGCGCCAAGGTGGACGAGACGGACGTCGGGCAGATCAAGCCCGGCCAGAAGGCGCGCGTCACCATGGAGGCCTACCCGGGCCGCACCTTCATCGGCGAGGTGGTGAAGATCGAACCGCAGGCCCTGGTGGAGCAGAACGTCACCCTCTTCCCGGTGCTGGTGCGGATGGACAACCCGGACGGCCTGCTGCGGCCGGGCATGAACGCGGAAGTGGCCATTGAAATCTCCCGCCGCCGCAATGCCCTCACCGTGCCCAACACCGCGGTGGTGGGCGTGCGGGACGCCCGGACCGCGGCCTCCGCGGTGGGTGTTTCCGAAGAAGCGCTGCGCGCGGTGATGCGGCCGCCGGGAGCCCCGAGCCACCCGGGCGCGCCGTCCGGACCGACGACGGTGTCGGCCGTGGGAGAAGCCGGCGTGGGCGCCACCGCCGCGGTGGCCAATGGCGCCGGGCCGGGCGCGGTGCCCGCCAGGGGCCAGGGCGGCATGGGTGAAGGCCAGGGCGGCGGAGGCCAGGGCCGCGCGGGCCGCCGCGCTCGCGAGGATGTCCAGGGCGCGACGGACACGCGGCAGGGAGTCGTCTTCGTGCAGAGCCCCACCGGTCCGCAGCCCCGGCGCGTCACCCTGGGCCTGAGTGACTGGGAGAGCACGGAAGTGGTGAGCGGCCTGGAGGATGGCGAGAAGGTGGTGCTCATCACGGTGGCGAAGCTCCAGCAGCAGCAGAAGCAGACCACCGAGCGGATGCGCCAGATGTCGGGCGGCGTGATTCCCGGCGCGGGTGGTGGCCCGCGCGGGCCGCGCTAACCCCCAGGTCCATCAGGAGGACACGTCATGGGTGAAATCATCCGGGTCGCATTCGATGCGGTCCTCGCCAACAAGCTGCGGTCGCTGCTGACCATGCTGGGCATCGTCATCGGCATCGCGGCCGTCATCACCATGGTCGCGCTGGGCGAAGGGGCGCAGCGCTCAGTGGCCCAGCGGCTCCAGGGGCTGGGCACCAACGTCCTCACGGTGCGCCCGGGTCAGGCGTTCACGGGCGGCATGATTCGCGCCCAGGCGTCGATGACCATCGACGACGCGGAGGCGCTGCGGGAGAACGCGCGCCACATCCAGGCCGTGGCGCCGGAAATCGAGTCGCGCTTCCAGGTGGAGTACGGCGCGAAGAACGCGAACCTGTCCGTCGTGGGCACCTGGCCGGACTACTTCCGCGTCAACCAGGGGCAGATCACGAACGGCCGCCTCTTCACGGACGCGGAGGACAAGGGCCGGCGCCGGGTGGTGGTGCTGGGCGCCCTGGCCGGTGCGCAGCTGGGCCTGACGGACACCGCGTCCCTGGTGGGCGAGTCCATCCGCATCCGGGGCATTCCGTTCGAGGTCATCGGCGTGCTGGCCGAAAAGGGCGCGCAGGGCTTCAACAACCCGGATGAGAGCCTCTACATCCCGCTGTCCACCGC from Myxococcus xanthus encodes the following:
- a CDS encoding ABC transporter permease, with amino-acid sequence MGEIIRVAFDAVLANKLRSLLTMLGIVIGIAAVITMVALGEGAQRSVAQRLQGLGTNVLTVRPGQAFTGGMIRAQASMTIDDAEALRENARHIQAVAPEIESRFQVEYGAKNANLSVVGTWPDYFRVNQGQITNGRLFTDAEDKGRRRVVVLGALAGAQLGLTDTASLVGESIRIRGIPFEVIGVLAEKGAQGFNNPDESLYIPLSTAQFRVMGSDRIRSIAVQAVSDTSMDDAMAEIDQKLRREHRLRPEQPADFNIRDQASLLNTMQETTQTFSLLLAGIAAISLLVGGIGIMNIMLVSVTERTREIGLRKALGATGMDIMLQFLVESLVLCLAGGTLGLLLGIGGAAMLQRVAGWTVVVAPEAIIVAIAFSATVGVFFGIWPARRAASLAPIESLRYE
- a CDS encoding TolC family protein, with translation MTALALGFLGLVTAPGVGLAQATTTMTTVSLEEAIARALKTSPQVAQAAGTVTTTGAAERSAFGAYLPNLSASANSSLASSQRLDPTTGAVFNAPSDTYSAGLSASWNVFTGGQRGATSKQAQARSSAARAGLIAQRASAVLDVERSYYEVLRAGGLEAVAVSRIERAKQNAEAADRRLAVGSATRSDVLRAKYDLTSAQEALLSAQTQHAAATLSLGRLIGEDGPVDAQPLELQDVSTFALTDEALTDEITAQAPSIQAAEADLRAAEASVKVARSSYLPTVRLSGGYDWFNDEPAFNGGRTSWSVRMGLSYPIFDGFVREERVVSARTQASVAQATLSDTRRALRSSVGTSLNQLKLASNRIALATESVAVAQEDLKVQQERYKLGATTIIELLTSQENLVTAEINLVASRFDYRIARAELEALAGRPL
- a CDS encoding two-component system sensor histidine kinase NtrB produces the protein MAAVLMCAVLMSAALFIRNTALESSALVTRGMANVIMVAGFEAFRDTEGLPDPSALNTFLASHREGGLRYVAVMDDDQVLASAGEVKLGRLLFHEGSPLVVEGARARLVSRLRRPRPAFGPLTQQEVRAMSEQGDSQEPRKHLRMVYEFEPLTALALESRSQRLLGVAVASCVGILALAFAFSRSLAQREALSEELERGRRLAALGTMSAVLAHELRNPLASLKGHAQLLAERVERDAVLAPKADRVVSEAVRLEQLMNDLLGFVASGELRRVEADPNDVLRAAVESTGAARVEARYLPDRTPWPLDAGRLQQALENVLRNAVQASPEGQRVEATVERQDTFLVFTVKDHGPGIAEEEEERIFEPFVTGRVRGVGLGLAITRRIVELHGGTVSARSHAGGGAEFRLTVPARGA
- a CDS encoding ABC transporter ATP-binding protein, with product MSTSTNPQQQAGAGPARDISDVVIRVEGLRKDYTMGSEVVRALRGVDLTIRRNEYVAVMGPSGSGKSTFMNLIGCLDVPSEGQYWLNGQPVAGMSENALARIRNRELGFVFQSFNLLPRASALDNVALPLIYARIPKKERRERAAAMLDKVGLGARKDHRPNELSGGQRQRVAIARALVTQPALLLADEPTGALDSRTGEEIMALFGELHSQGQTLMLVTHESDIAAHAQRVLFLKDGVIERDERNRD
- a CDS encoding efflux RND transporter periplasmic adaptor subunit, with amino-acid sequence MSKTKKWIISGSAALLLGAGVYVTQRGEEPKKNERSAAVAMVERRDMEVVAESAGLVEPLRVVEVKSQASGEVLKVHYDTGDTVAEGTLLAEIEPRDVQNALAQAQADLESARVRLNTTEAQRQRMEALRKDGYVTQQEYETAVDASATARATKVRAETNLQLARERSRDVTIIARSPGTILERTIQPGVIIASATNNVSGGTALFKMADLSVMQVRAKVDETDVGQIKPGQKARVTMEAYPGRTFIGEVVKIEPQALVEQNVTLFPVLVRMDNPDGLLRPGMNAEVAIEISRRRNALTVPNTAVVGVRDARTAASAVGVSEEALRAVMRPPGAPSHPGAPSGPTTVSAVGEAGVGATAAVANGAGPGAVPARGQGGMGEGQGGGGQGRAGRRAREDVQGATDTRQGVVFVQSPTGPQPRRVTLGLSDWESTEVVSGLEDGEKVVLITVAKLQQQQKQTTERMRQMSGGVIPGAGGGPRGPR